The following coding sequences lie in one Maribacter forsetii DSM 18668 genomic window:
- a CDS encoding efflux RND transporter permease subunit, giving the protein MSKVQKNADKEFGISSWAIDNPSVIYVMIAIFLWLGFSAYMAMPREDFPEIIETKIYISTPYPGNTAEDIEKLITDPLEDRLKNISNVVEITSTSQEDYAILTIEFDEDITVEQAKQKVKDEVDSEKASEDWPTFNGAKVEPNVFDLNFSEEVPIMNINFTGDYPVEKLKEFAEYLQDEVEDLQEIKQADIRGAQDLEVEVGVDIYKMMAAKISFQDVISAISNGNMTMSAGNLKTVGQRRTIRILGEVEDPKELNNFVVKSENGAVYLKDIATINFQAKDKTTYAREFGNNVVMLDVKKRAGRNSISAADKIKALVKKEKADYFPPDLNISIANDSSTRTLNQVDDLVNNIIFGIILVVTVLMFFLGFRNALFVGFAIPMSMFMSFVILSWLGYTLNTMILFGMIMGLGMLVDNGIVVVENVYRLMDEGMSRIEAAKKGIGEIAYPIIISTATTVAAFVPLGLWPGIFGQFMIYFPITLSVVLGSSLFVAIFMNSMLVSKFMSTDEKELTLKQLIRMSAILVGLGALILIFGGAMRGLGSVLILTAIMFWAYKYIIKGSAIKFQKNTMARFENWYERRLKHALRGSNVYWYFGITFLMLIGVFMLFGMSVGSGRTKIEFFPDNKPNEIYVYVEYPEGTSIEKTNEITKEVENQVYAIMDDDMYKNKKGENFMMASAVSVVGEGAGNPLTDGGSSAEMPHKGKVTVNFSEYKFRNGLNTEDIRGRVQAALQGIYPGVAISVEKDANGPPAGFPINIELEGNDYDELINTAEDIKNFINTKNIAGIEELKIDVNKGKPAMQVIVDRQKAGELGVAVGQVGNQLRRSIFGEKAGVYKEDGEDYDINIRFNEDLRYNKSALFNQNIIFRDPANGQIKEIPISAVAKEKNTSGYSAIKHRDGKRVVTIYSGLKPGFTDAGAIVAEIQNEMGSFDGTPATVKIDYTGQLEEQAKQQAFLVGAFFSGLGLIMLILIFQFGGISKPLIIMIAIFLSFIGVFGGLMITGWSFVIMMTMMGIISLAGIVVNNGVVLLDYTQILIDRKKVRLGIEDGDLLTMDDATDSMIVGGKARLRPVILTAITTVLGLIPLAIGLNIDFFALFSEFNPHIYIGGDNVIFWGPLAWTVIFGLLVATFLTLIIVPVLFNIVYRIKVKISSFGNKSNDQNEQFESVA; this is encoded by the coding sequence ATGAGCAAAGTACAAAAGAACGCCGATAAGGAATTCGGTATATCGTCTTGGGCCATTGATAACCCTTCGGTTATTTATGTCATGATAGCCATTTTTCTTTGGTTGGGATTTAGTGCCTATATGGCCATGCCTAGAGAAGATTTTCCAGAAATTATAGAAACCAAGATCTACATTAGTACACCATACCCTGGTAACACCGCTGAAGATATTGAAAAACTGATTACGGATCCTTTAGAAGACAGGTTAAAGAACATTAGTAATGTGGTTGAGATTACCTCAACTTCTCAAGAAGATTATGCCATTTTAACCATAGAATTTGACGAGGACATTACCGTTGAACAAGCTAAGCAAAAGGTAAAAGATGAGGTAGACAGTGAAAAAGCGAGTGAAGACTGGCCAACTTTTAACGGTGCCAAAGTAGAACCAAATGTATTTGACCTTAACTTCTCTGAAGAAGTGCCTATTATGAACATCAACTTTACAGGTGATTATCCTGTAGAGAAATTAAAGGAATTTGCAGAATACCTACAAGATGAAGTAGAAGATCTACAAGAAATTAAACAAGCGGACATTCGTGGAGCACAAGATTTAGAGGTGGAAGTTGGTGTTGACATCTACAAAATGATGGCTGCTAAAATTAGCTTTCAAGATGTTATCAGCGCTATAAGCAATGGGAACATGACAATGTCTGCCGGTAATTTGAAAACTGTTGGACAAAGACGTACCATTCGTATTTTAGGTGAAGTAGAGGATCCTAAAGAACTGAACAACTTTGTGGTTAAATCTGAGAACGGTGCCGTATACTTAAAAGATATTGCGACGATTAACTTTCAGGCAAAAGACAAAACTACTTATGCTCGTGAATTTGGGAATAACGTAGTAATGCTCGATGTTAAGAAGAGAGCGGGTAGAAACTCCATTTCTGCGGCCGATAAAATAAAAGCATTGGTAAAGAAAGAGAAAGCCGATTACTTTCCTCCAGATTTAAATATCTCTATTGCCAATGATTCTTCTACGCGTACATTGAACCAAGTTGATGATTTGGTAAACAATATCATCTTTGGTATTATACTCGTTGTAACCGTTTTAATGTTTTTCTTAGGTTTTAGGAATGCATTATTCGTTGGTTTTGCAATACCGATGTCCATGTTCATGTCATTTGTAATTCTTTCATGGCTAGGTTACACGCTTAATACCATGATTCTCTTCGGAATGATTATGGGGCTTGGTATGTTGGTTGACAATGGTATTGTAGTTGTTGAAAATGTATACCGATTAATGGACGAAGGCATGTCTAGAATAGAGGCCGCTAAAAAAGGTATCGGTGAAATTGCCTACCCAATTATTATATCGACAGCTACAACTGTGGCAGCATTTGTTCCTTTAGGTCTTTGGCCCGGTATATTTGGGCAGTTTATGATCTACTTCCCTATTACATTATCCGTTGTATTGGGATCCTCATTATTTGTGGCCATATTCATGAACTCTATGTTGGTTTCCAAATTCATGAGTACCGATGAAAAAGAACTGACCCTAAAGCAATTGATTAGAATGAGTGCAATTCTAGTTGGTCTAGGAGCGTTAATTTTAATTTTTGGTGGTGCAATGCGCGGCTTAGGTTCTGTATTGATCCTTACTGCGATCATGTTCTGGGCATACAAATATATCATCAAGGGATCTGCTATTAAATTCCAGAAGAATACAATGGCACGTTTTGAAAATTGGTATGAACGTCGATTAAAGCACGCCTTAAGAGGAAGTAATGTATACTGGTATTTTGGTATAACATTCTTAATGCTAATCGGTGTATTCATGTTATTTGGTATGTCTGTTGGTAGCGGTAGAACTAAAATTGAATTCTTCCCAGATAACAAACCAAATGAAATCTATGTGTATGTAGAATATCCTGAGGGAACATCTATTGAGAAGACCAATGAGATTACCAAAGAGGTTGAGAACCAGGTGTACGCAATCATGGATGATGATATGTACAAGAATAAAAAGGGTGAAAACTTTATGATGGCATCTGCTGTATCTGTAGTAGGTGAAGGTGCCGGTAATCCGCTTACCGATGGTGGTTCTTCTGCCGAAATGCCACATAAGGGTAAGGTAACCGTAAACTTTAGCGAGTATAAATTTCGTAATGGTTTAAATACCGAAGATATTCGTGGTCGTGTACAAGCCGCATTACAGGGCATTTATCCTGGTGTTGCCATATCGGTAGAGAAAGATGCTAATGGACCGCCAGCAGGTTTCCCAATTAACATTGAACTTGAGGGTAACGATTATGACGAACTGATCAATACTGCTGAAGACATTAAAAACTTCATCAATACTAAAAATATCGCTGGTATTGAAGAATTGAAAATAGATGTAAACAAGGGCAAACCAGCCATGCAAGTAATTGTAGATCGCCAAAAAGCGGGAGAATTAGGTGTTGCCGTTGGTCAAGTAGGTAATCAACTAAGACGTTCTATTTTTGGTGAAAAAGCAGGTGTTTACAAAGAGGATGGTGAAGATTATGATATCAACATTAGATTTAATGAAGATTTAAGGTACAACAAGAGCGCGCTTTTCAATCAGAATATCATTTTTAGAGACCCTGCTAACGGACAGATAAAGGAGATTCCGATTTCTGCGGTAGCAAAAGAAAAAAATACATCTGGTTATAGTGCTATTAAACACCGTGATGGTAAACGAGTTGTAACTATTTACTCCGGATTAAAACCTGGTTTCACGGATGCCGGAGCTATTGTTGCCGAAATCCAAAATGAAATGGGAAGTTTTGATGGAACTCCCGCTACCGTTAAAATTGATTATACAGGTCAATTAGAAGAGCAAGCGAAGCAACAAGCGTTCTTAGTAGGTGCATTTTTCTCAGGATTAGGATTGATCATGCTTATTCTAATTTTCCAATTTGGTGGTATATCTAAACCATTGATTATTATGATTGCCATTTTCCTAAGCTTTATAGGAGTGTTTGGAGGATTGATGATTACCGGATGGTCATTCGTAATTATGATGACCATGATGGGTATTATATCATTAGCCGGTATTGTAGTAAATAACGGTGTGGTGCTCCTCGATTATACCCAAATTCTAATAGATCGTAAAAAGGTACGTCTGGGTATAGAAGACGGTGATTTGTTAACCATGGATGATGCAACAGATTCCATGATCGTAGGTGGTAAGGCAAGATTACGACCCGTAATATTGACAGCCATAACAACAGTATTAGGATTGATTCCGTTGGCTATTGGTCTAAACATTGATTTCTTTGCCCTGTTCTCAGAGTTTAACCCACATATTTATATAGGTGGTGACAACGTAATTTTCTGGGGGCCATTGGCATGGACCGTAATCTTCGGTTTATTGGTTGCTACCTTCTTAACTCTAATCATTGTGCCTGTACTATTCAATATAGTATATCGCATAAAAGTCAAGATCAGCAGTTTTGGAAACAAGAGCAACGACCAAAACGAACAATTTGAAAGTGTAGCATAA
- a CDS encoding efflux RND transporter periplasmic adaptor subunit — MKKILILLTATIGIYSCGDGEQSVADIISQQDLEAIRVKKNEITAQQKIIDAQLKSLDSAIGILGNVEKLPLVNTLTAKKEVFNHFLELQGDVSTKQNVLIYPEMAGTLQRVYVKEGAKVSRGQVLATIDDGGMSSQLSQLKSQAALAKTTFERQERLWNQNIGSEIQFLQAKTNYEAAENMVSQAQSQLGKSTIRAPFSGIIDNVIKDQGTVVAPGPGSEVFRIVNLSDMYIEVEVPESYIGNVTKGKEALVYFPVLGDSIVTKIRETGNFINPSNRSFEAEIPVPNKEGRIKPNLTAKVAINDYTSEEAILIPTSIISENADGEQYVFVAEEPNTDGEALVKRSVITTGKTQGGNIEVLSGLADGNQIIKEGARSVKDGQKVKIKK; from the coding sequence ATGAAGAAAATACTAATTTTATTAACTGCAACCATAGGCATTTACTCGTGCGGTGACGGCGAACAATCGGTAGCGGATATTATATCCCAACAAGATTTAGAGGCCATACGAGTAAAGAAGAATGAAATTACAGCTCAGCAAAAAATTATCGATGCCCAACTTAAATCATTGGATTCCGCTATCGGTATTTTAGGTAATGTGGAAAAATTACCTTTGGTAAATACCTTAACCGCTAAAAAAGAAGTATTTAATCACTTTCTAGAATTACAGGGCGATGTTTCTACCAAACAAAATGTATTGATCTATCCAGAAATGGCAGGTACACTACAAAGGGTTTATGTTAAAGAAGGTGCTAAAGTTTCTAGAGGTCAGGTATTGGCTACTATTGATGATGGTGGTATGTCAAGCCAATTAAGTCAACTGAAATCTCAGGCCGCACTGGCTAAAACTACTTTTGAACGCCAAGAACGTTTATGGAATCAGAATATTGGTTCAGAAATTCAATTCTTACAGGCTAAAACCAATTATGAAGCTGCTGAAAATATGGTATCTCAGGCACAGAGTCAATTAGGAAAATCTACTATTAGAGCTCCATTCTCCGGTATCATTGATAATGTAATAAAAGATCAAGGTACAGTGGTTGCTCCAGGTCCAGGTTCTGAAGTTTTTCGTATTGTAAATCTTTCAGACATGTATATTGAAGTAGAGGTCCCAGAATCTTACATTGGCAATGTAACCAAAGGAAAAGAAGCATTGGTATACTTTCCTGTTTTAGGCGACAGCATTGTTACCAAAATTAGAGAGACAGGTAATTTCATCAATCCTTCTAACCGTTCTTTTGAAGCTGAAATTCCCGTACCTAACAAAGAAGGTAGAATAAAACCTAATTTAACTGCAAAGGTTGCTATAAACGATTATACAAGTGAAGAAGCTATTTTGATACCAACCAGTATAATTTCAGAAAATGCAGACGGTGAGCAGTATGTATTCGTAGCGGAAGAGCCTAATACTGATGGAGAAGCTCTAGTAAAAAGAAGCGTTATCACAACTGGTAAAACCCAAGGTGGCAATATTGAAGTATTATCTGGTTTAGCTGATGGTAACCAAATTATAAAAGAAGGTGCCAGAAGCGTTAAGGATGGTCAAAAAGTAAAAATCAAAAAATAA
- a CDS encoding TolC family protein, which produces MRNQLVILITILSISLGYSQEQNYSFTLDEAIEFALENNYTAINANRDIIDAQKQKWETIAGGLPQINGSVGYSNQLKQPVSLLPAEFVGGEAGDFIPIVFSQPQSMTATATLTQQIFDGSYIVGVQATKAFLSYSDNNKEKTDLDVRKQVVEAYGNVLLAEESVKILEKNKETLEKTLFETSKLFENGLGDEESVDQLQITLSSIENQLQNTLRLKEITLQMLNVSMGLDLNAPTQLQEKLEDLTMSKMDLGILTTDFNIEDNVDYKLAENLNEQRFFEWKLARSRALPTLNAYINYGSSAYSESFDFFSGDQEWFDSSILGLDLNIPIFSSLKRSASTQRAKIALEKAKTQLTEAEQQIRLQLENAKNNYTLAIDNYETAKQNLMLSERIENKNQIKYKEGLATSFELRQAQTQLYTTQQEFLQSMVEVINKKTELEIIINTKD; this is translated from the coding sequence ATGCGAAATCAATTAGTAATCTTAATCACAATTCTAAGTATAAGCTTAGGATATTCACAAGAGCAAAACTATTCCTTCACTTTAGACGAGGCGATAGAGTTTGCTTTGGAAAACAACTATACTGCCATTAATGCAAATAGAGATATTATAGATGCCCAAAAGCAAAAATGGGAAACTATAGCAGGTGGATTACCACAAATAAATGGATCTGTCGGGTACTCCAATCAATTAAAACAACCTGTTTCGCTGTTACCAGCAGAATTCGTAGGCGGGGAAGCAGGAGACTTTATACCTATAGTTTTCTCTCAACCACAGTCTATGACTGCAACAGCTACCCTAACTCAACAAATTTTTGACGGCTCGTATATTGTTGGCGTACAGGCTACCAAGGCTTTTTTAAGTTATAGCGACAACAACAAAGAGAAAACCGATTTAGATGTTAGAAAGCAGGTAGTTGAAGCATACGGCAATGTACTTCTAGCTGAAGAGAGCGTAAAAATATTAGAGAAGAATAAAGAAACGCTTGAAAAGACACTTTTTGAAACCTCAAAATTATTTGAAAACGGATTAGGAGATGAAGAAAGTGTTGATCAGTTACAGATCACCTTATCATCTATAGAAAATCAGTTGCAAAATACGCTTAGACTTAAGGAAATTACTTTACAAATGCTAAATGTAAGTATGGGGCTAGATCTTAACGCACCAACTCAACTGCAAGAGAAACTAGAAGATTTAACGATGTCAAAAATGGATTTAGGTATTCTAACTACCGATTTTAATATTGAAGACAACGTAGATTACAAACTAGCGGAGAATTTAAATGAACAACGCTTTTTTGAATGGAAATTAGCCAGAAGTCGTGCACTACCAACGTTAAATGCATACATCAACTACGGTAGTTCTGCCTACTCAGAAAGCTTTGATTTTTTTAGTGGAGATCAAGAGTGGTTTGATTCTTCCATTTTAGGTTTAGACCTCAATATTCCAATTTTTAGTTCTTTAAAAAGAAGCGCCAGTACGCAACGTGCTAAAATTGCTTTAGAAAAAGCAAAAACACAGTTAACAGAGGCAGAACAACAGATTAGATTACAATTAGAAAATGCAAAGAATAACTACACATTAGCTATTGATAATTATGAAACTGCCAAACAAAACCTAATGCTATCTGAACGTATTGAAAATAAAAACCAAATAAAATATAAAGAAGGTTTAGCCACCAGTTTTGAGTTAAGACAGGCTCAAACCCAATTATATACCACCCAACAAGAATTCTTACAATCTATGGTTGAGGTTATAAATAAAAAGACCGAGTTGGAAATCATCATAAATACAAAAGACTAA
- a CDS encoding TetR/AcrR family transcriptional regulator: protein MKEKIRDTASQLFLERGFKSITMDDIANEIGMSKKTIYSEYSNKTSLVEDCVMNKFCHLSDGIDLIIAMEKNAIEELYEIKRYVMSHLNDEKSSPQYQLMKYYPKIHKNLKLMQFDKMHSCVLLNVERGLEQGLFRDNIDPEFVARIYFTGMNSIKDQNVFPLDRFPISKLMDSFLEYHLRGIVTPKGKAILNNIINSNQE, encoded by the coding sequence ATGAAGGAAAAAATACGGGATACGGCATCACAGCTTTTCTTGGAACGTGGTTTTAAAAGTATTACAATGGACGATATTGCCAATGAAATAGGCATGTCTAAAAAAACCATTTACAGCGAATACAGCAATAAAACTTCATTGGTCGAAGATTGTGTGATGAACAAGTTTTGCCACTTAAGTGATGGTATAGACTTAATTATAGCGATGGAGAAAAACGCTATAGAAGAATTATATGAGATAAAAAGGTATGTAATGTCTCATTTAAATGATGAAAAAAGTTCACCCCAGTATCAACTAATGAAATACTATCCAAAAATTCATAAAAATCTTAAGCTCATGCAGTTTGATAAAATGCATAGCTGCGTATTATTAAATGTAGAACGAGGTTTGGAGCAAGGGTTATTTAGGGACAATATAGATCCTGAATTTGTTGCCAGAATATATTTTACCGGTATGAACAGTATAAAAGATCAGAATGTATTTCCCCTAGATCGTTTTCCAATTTCTAAACTAATGGATTCATTTTTAGAATATCACCTTAGAGGAATAGTCACCCCAAAAGGAAAAGCAATTTTAAACAACATCATCAATTCAAATCAAGAATAA
- a CDS encoding RNA polymerase sigma factor produces MSSNKKDNKNLNSFFEEEYSSIKHYIQSKIKQTSESDAEDIIQDVALRIFSRPIDALPIHNVGGYVYNAVKNRITDILRTKKSRLDDQDQLELLWTDFTNLFYDETSNEYPHHVREKLKIAISELKPVYRDIIIAVDFENYSYREIASETGIPQGTLMSRRHRALSILLKNIEN; encoded by the coding sequence ATGTCATCCAACAAAAAAGATAACAAGAACCTGAATAGTTTTTTTGAAGAAGAATATAGTTCGATCAAACACTATATTCAATCTAAAATCAAACAAACATCAGAAAGTGATGCAGAAGACATTATACAAGATGTTGCATTACGTATTTTCTCTAGACCTATTGACGCTTTACCTATACATAACGTTGGCGGTTATGTATATAATGCAGTCAAAAATAGGATTACTGATATACTTCGCACTAAAAAATCTCGCTTAGATGACCAAGATCAACTAGAACTACTTTGGACGGATTTCACCAACCTATTCTACGATGAAACTTCCAACGAATATCCCCATCACGTTCGAGAAAAGCTAAAGATTGCAATTAGTGAGCTAAAACCTGTTTATAGGGACATTATCATCGCGGTAGATTTTGAAAATTACAGTTACAGAGAAATTGCCTCTGAAACCGGTATACCACAAGGTACACTTATGTCTAGAAGACATAGGGCATTATCAATATTACTTAAAAATATAGAAAATTAA